CATTACCACCCACCCAATTCCAAACAATCagaatatttcaaaattcatcCATGACATAACCATTCCTCCTCTGACTATACTACTCCACTCcctcccttcttcttcttcaacaattcTCCCCTCCTCAACAATGGTGATGGACGACGACGATCCCCACTTCACAATGCCCCCTCATTTCCGCTGCCCGATATCCCTCGACATCATGAAATCCCCTGTGAGCCTCTCCACCGGCGTCACCTACGACCGCGCCTGCATCCAGCGCTGGCTCGACGCCGGCAACAACACCTGCCCCGCCACCATGCAGCTCCTCCCCACCAGAGACCTCACCCCCAACCACACCCTCCAACGCCTCATCCAGATCTGGTCTGACTCCTCCAAGCCCCCGCAAACCATCTCCCCTGACCAAGCCAATCAGCTCCTCCACCGCCTCCACGCCCACCTCTCTCTCAAATCCTACTCTTTGCTCGCGCAAAGCCTCTCCTCCCTCACCTCCTTCGCCGCTCAATCGGAGGACAACGCCGCCTTCTTAGCCGCTGCCGCCGCCGGGATCCTGCCGGCGATGATTTCCCTCGCCGGGGAAGTTAGGGATTTGGTTGTTTTGGAGAGAATCGTTTCGTTTTGCAATATATTGCTCAAGCATCTCGATTCGGAAGGATTGAGGTCAAAAATTGATTTGGGGAATTTCGATTTAAAATTGGGGGTTTTGCTAGGGTTGAAGCAGGGGAGGGTGGGATTGAGGAATGCGCTGGTGAAATTCCTCGAATTTCTAGCGAAACACAAGTGCGTCGAGATCAATTCGAATTCGATTTCGGAAGACGATCATTTCCACCGCGAATTGCTCAAGTTGATCTCCACCAGCTCCGATTCCGAAGCTTCCGGCGCGGCGCTGAGCTTGCTCATCCGGTTGGCTCAATCGAAGAGGAACAGGGCGAGAATCGTGCGCGCGGGCGGggtggcggcggtggcggcggcgatgggggagaaggagaaggagatggGCGCGGCGGCGATTGAGAAGGCGCTGAGGCTTCTGGAGATGTTGGCGGGGAGCAAGGAAGGGCGGAATGAGATCGGGAATTGCGTGGCGGAGGTGGTGAAGAAGCTGCTGAAGGTGTCGGGGGCGGCGACGGAGCACGCGGTGGCGGTGCTGTGGAGCCTGTGCTGCCTGCACGGGGACAagagggcggcggcggcggtggtggaggGGAATGGAATGGGGAAGGTGCTGGTGGTGATGCAGAGCGGTTGCTCGCCGGCGGTGAGAAGGATGTGCGCCGATTTGCTTAGGGTTTTACGGTGTGGATCAAAGACTTCTGGTATTTCTTGGTATGATACTAAGACTACTCATATTATGCCATTTTGAATGAggggttttcttttttattttatattaattattattattattgttgatgggaaatatataatgtaaatGTGTGCACAAATTTTGTTGACAAGGAAATAGATTTGATCATATGCTCGTATAGTTATAAAATTCATgcagtataaaataaataatgttcaTGGATTgctcaaattttaatgcaaagttcattaagtagaaaaaatactatgaaaaaaataataattaaaatattattgttagagaattaaatttactgaaagaaaaaattatcaaatattaaaagcgataaattttatgggataaaCTATATTGATGTAAAAAAATTCACCCAAAATAAGTGTTATCATTTACGCGTTATACGCCACGTGAAGAGAAGTAGCGACTACGTGCCTAAATTTTAAGATCAGATTTTTCATGACCCGCAATCAAACCAGATCCACCATATGACCTGTTAGAGGATAAAACAGCTAAGCCAAagtttgtagtttttttaCCACATATATTACTCATGGGAAATAATCTGGGAAAGTTAATAATTTAGGGACAAAATCTAGAGatggaatattttatattggtataaaaattttgaagtttgaatAAATAGTCataatttcatttacatttaatatattttgtcataTATGTTTGGGAAATAATTTGGGAAAGTTAATAGTTTAGGTCATCCGCATCCATGTCTCTTATCAGTCTCTTAACCGTCagctcttcac
The genomic region above belongs to Salvia hispanica cultivar TCC Black 2014 chromosome 3, UniMelb_Shisp_WGS_1.0, whole genome shotgun sequence and contains:
- the LOC125217132 gene encoding U-box domain-containing protein 27-like — its product is MVMDDDDPHFTMPPHFRCPISLDIMKSPVSLSTGVTYDRACIQRWLDAGNNTCPATMQLLPTRDLTPNHTLQRLIQIWSDSSKPPQTISPDQANQLLHRLHAHLSLKSYSLLAQSLSSLTSFAAQSEDNAAFLAAAAAGILPAMISLAGEVRDLVVLERIVSFCNILLKHLDSEGLRSKIDLGNFDLKLGVLLGLKQGRVGLRNALVKFLEFLAKHKCVEINSNSISEDDHFHRELLKLISTSSDSEASGAALSLLIRLAQSKRNRARIVRAGGVAAVAAAMGEKEKEMGAAAIEKALRLLEMLAGSKEGRNEIGNCVAEVVKKLLKVSGAATEHAVAVLWSLCCLHGDKRAAAAVVEGNGMGKVLVVMQSGCSPAVRRMCADLLRVLRCGSKTSGISWYDTKTTHIMPF